The following coding sequences are from one Clostridia bacterium window:
- a CDS encoding SH3 domain-containing protein, whose amino-acid sequence MQRATRRKVWAVAAAVAAVLAFGTGCGSLFTSGADSGVTLDSLAQRVDQLEAEISNLQSQVTAMGVGSASEVSTPTGGAGATLAVVVADVLNVRQDPDANSQRIGVLMKGAKVTVEQVEGDWTKINFNNTLEGWVASQYLKASGK is encoded by the coding sequence ATGCAGCGCGCAACGCGGCGGAAGGTTTGGGCGGTGGCGGCCGCTGTCGCGGCGGTGCTGGCGTTTGGGACGGGGTGCGGCAGCCTGTTCACGTCGGGCGCCGACTCGGGGGTGACGCTCGATTCGCTGGCCCAGCGCGTCGATCAACTTGAGGCGGAGATCAGCAACCTGCAGTCGCAGGTGACGGCGATGGGCGTCGGCAGCGCCAGCGAGGTCAGCACGCCCACCGGTGGCGCCGGGGCCACCCTGGCCGTCGTCGTCGCCGACGTCCTCAACGTTCGCCAGGATCCGGACGCCAATTCGCAGCGGATCGGCGTCTTGATGAAGGGCGCGAAGGTGACGGTGGAGCAGGTCGAGGGCGACTGGACGAAGATCAACTTCAACAACACGCTGGAAGGCTGGGTTGCTTCCCAGTACTTGAAAGCCTCCGGCAAGTGA
- a CDS encoding SDR family NAD(P)-dependent oxidoreductase, translating into MDGVVIVTGGSGGAGRTVVSELARAGRIVLYTYRSARARAELEAGLNEERARVFAEAVDATDAAGMERLVEDAASRFGRVAGLVNLVGAFAGGRAYETGVDEWRRLWQANVDSAFVAARAVLPHMLRQGHGRVVLVAARSALHPRAALAAYGVTKGAVVRLTEALAEDVRGTGVTVNCLAPGVIDTEANRRGRPDADRRTWVSPLAIARVILWLLSPEAAVVNGAVLPLEGPEGAAPSGT; encoded by the coding sequence ATGGACGGCGTGGTCATCGTCACCGGAGGCTCCGGAGGCGCGGGGCGGACAGTCGTGAGCGAACTGGCGAGGGCCGGCCGCATCGTGCTGTACACCTACCGGTCCGCGCGCGCCCGCGCGGAGCTTGAGGCCGGACTGAATGAAGAACGCGCGCGGGTGTTCGCCGAAGCGGTCGACGCCACGGACGCGGCGGGAATGGAGCGCCTTGTGGAGGACGCGGCGTCGCGCTTCGGGCGCGTCGCCGGGCTCGTGAACCTCGTCGGGGCCTTCGCGGGCGGCCGGGCGTACGAGACGGGCGTCGACGAGTGGCGCCGCCTGTGGCAGGCGAACGTCGACAGCGCGTTCGTAGCGGCCCGCGCGGTTCTGCCGCACATGCTGCGCCAGGGTCACGGTCGCGTCGTGCTGGTCGCCGCCCGCTCCGCCCTTCACCCTCGCGCCGCGCTCGCCGCGTATGGCGTCACCAAGGGCGCCGTCGTGCGCCTGACCGAAGCGCTGGCCGAGGACGTGCGCGGCACCGGCGTCACGGTCAACTGCCTGGCGCCGGGCGTGATCGACACGGAAGCGAACCGGCGGGGCCGCCCCGACGCGGACCGGCGGACATGGGTCTCGCCGCTCGCCATCGCGCGGGTGATCCTTTGGCTGCTGTCGCCGGAAGCCGCGGTGGTGAACGGCGCCGTCCTGCCGCTCGAAGGGCCCGAGGGCGCGGCGCCCTCCGGAACCTGA
- a CDS encoding AbrB/MazE/SpoVT family DNA-binding domain-containing protein produces the protein MKATGIVRRIDDLGRIVIPIEIRRDMNIRDGDPLEIFVDENGEVILKKYSAVAELGDFARGIVQSLHETTYLVAMMTDRDTVVAVAGGEERAYRGKPVGPVVMQAMDGRETLVFTPDRHAHAGSLLGEDGPCPFASEVIAPIVVHGDPLGTIILASTSKEKPVTQLETKLAQTAASFVSRHMEE, from the coding sequence TTGAAGGCGACCGGCATCGTGCGCCGCATCGACGACCTCGGACGCATCGTGATTCCGATCGAGATCCGCCGCGACATGAACATCCGCGACGGGGACCCCCTTGAGATCTTCGTCGACGAGAACGGCGAGGTCATCCTGAAGAAGTACTCCGCCGTGGCGGAGCTTGGCGATTTTGCGCGCGGCATCGTCCAGTCGTTGCACGAGACGACGTACCTGGTGGCCATGATGACGGATCGCGACACGGTGGTGGCCGTGGCGGGCGGCGAGGAGCGGGCCTACCGCGGCAAGCCGGTCGGCCCCGTGGTCATGCAGGCCATGGACGGGCGCGAGACGCTCGTGTTCACGCCCGACCGCCACGCGCACGCGGGCTCCCTGCTGGGCGAGGACGGCCCGTGTCCGTTCGCGAGCGAGGTCATCGCGCCGATCGTCGTCCACGGCGACCCGCTGGGGACGATCATCCTCGCCTCGACATCCAAGGAGAAGCCGGTCACGCAGCTGGAGACGAAACTCGCCCAGACGGCGGCCAGCTTCGTCTCGCGCCACATGGAAGAGTGA
- the speD gene encoding adenosylmethionine decarboxylase gives MAMELGSHETRGRHILLDVWDVDYDTLNDLETVKDTMRRAAVECGATIVDDSFHRFPVQGLSGVVVLAESHISVHTFPEHGYASFDIFTCGDHIEPAVACEYIVRRLNAGRHYARYFVRGDEQGIFEAHDFALARQKTS, from the coding sequence ATGGCCATGGAACTGGGTTCTCACGAGACGCGCGGGCGGCACATCCTCCTCGATGTGTGGGACGTCGACTACGACACCCTCAACGACCTCGAAACCGTCAAGGACACCATGCGCCGCGCCGCCGTCGAGTGTGGCGCGACGATCGTCGACGACTCCTTTCACCGGTTCCCGGTCCAGGGGCTGAGCGGCGTCGTCGTCCTGGCGGAGTCGCACATCTCCGTCCACACGTTTCCCGAACACGGTTATGCCTCATTCGACATCTTCACATGCGGCGACCACATTGAGCCGGCGGTCGCCTGCGAGTACATCGTTCGCCGGCTCAACGCCGGGCGTCACTACGCGCGCTACTTTGTCCGCGGCGACGAGCAGGGCATCTTCGAAGCGCACGACTTTGCCCTGGCCCGCCAGAAGACCTCCTGA
- a CDS encoding IreB family regulatory phosphoprotein yields MAEEERINPDETRVLGRASGEGRSNREILLEVYEALREKGYDPIRQIAYYLVTGEPVYITAHRNARSLAARLERDEVIEELVAFYLKHHRP; encoded by the coding sequence ATGGCCGAAGAGGAACGGATCAATCCGGACGAGACGCGCGTCCTGGGGCGGGCCTCCGGCGAAGGCCGCTCCAACCGGGAGATCCTGCTCGAGGTGTACGAGGCGCTCAGGGAGAAAGGGTACGACCCGATCCGGCAGATCGCCTACTACCTTGTCACCGGCGAACCGGTCTACATCACGGCCCACCGCAACGCCCGCAGCCTGGCCGCGCGGCTGGAGCGGGACGAGGTCATCGAAGAACTCGTCGCGTTTTACCTGAAGCATCACCGCCCATGA
- a CDS encoding DUF421 domain-containing protein, with amino-acid sequence MTEVRQLAPLAFGMVWKAAFFYVLLLVLLRFMGKREIASYAPLDLVVSIMLADAAIISIEDDRIPVLVGILPVLVLVAAQILLSWLNLKSPFVRDVVEGVPTIVIRHGIVDETALRRQRMNLTELLSNLRLQNIQNLEDVEWGILEPSGRLSVMPVTASRPVQPRDLQLTPPAEARPMYLVLDGAVDHRALAEIGRDDGWLAAQLRRAGVPSPRSAFLAVLDPARGTLAVQPRQRRGQPMRPVTVQTDARMSQPDR; translated from the coding sequence GTGACGGAGGTGCGTCAGCTCGCGCCGCTTGCGTTCGGCATGGTGTGGAAGGCCGCGTTCTTCTACGTGCTGCTGTTGGTGCTTCTGAGGTTCATGGGGAAGCGGGAGATCGCGTCGTACGCGCCGCTGGACCTTGTCGTCTCCATCATGCTCGCCGACGCAGCCATCATCAGCATCGAGGACGACCGCATCCCGGTGCTCGTCGGCATCTTGCCGGTGCTGGTGCTGGTAGCGGCCCAGATCCTGCTCTCCTGGCTCAACCTCAAGAGCCCGTTCGTCCGCGATGTCGTCGAGGGGGTGCCGACGATCGTGATCCGCCACGGGATCGTCGATGAGACCGCGCTCCGGCGACAGCGCATGAATCTGACCGAACTCCTGTCCAACCTTCGCCTGCAGAACATCCAGAACCTCGAGGACGTGGAATGGGGGATCCTCGAGCCGTCCGGCCGGCTGAGCGTCATGCCGGTCACGGCCAGCCGTCCGGTTCAGCCGCGGGACCTCCAGTTGACGCCGCCGGCGGAGGCGCGCCCGATGTATCTCGTGCTCGACGGTGCCGTCGACCACCGGGCTCTCGCCGAGATCGGGCGAGACGACGGCTGGCTCGCCGCCCAGCTCCGTCGCGCCGGCGTCCCGTCGCCGCGCTCCGCCTTCCTCGCGGTCCTCGATCCGGCCCGCGGCACGCTCGCCGTCCAGCCCAGGCAACGCCGCGGGCAGCCGATGCGTCCCGTCACGGTGCAGACCGACGCGCGCATGTCTCAACCGGACCGGTGA
- a CDS encoding sulfite oxidase-like oxidoreductase, translated as MDNPSAEPAAQERPRIPPGQYVTQRWPVLHYGDVPKVDLATWRFRITGLVENPCEWTYEEIRAMPAKTITRDIHCVTRWSRLDATFTGVPVRDIVAKARVKPEGRFVIVHAEEGWTTNLPVEDLLREDNLLAWAADGEELTPEHGWPLRLVVPHLYFWKSAKWVRGFEFVEEDTPGFWERYGYHMRGDPWKEERFQ; from the coding sequence ATCGACAACCCTTCGGCCGAGCCGGCCGCACAGGAGCGGCCGCGCATCCCTCCGGGACAGTACGTGACCCAACGCTGGCCGGTGCTGCACTACGGCGACGTGCCGAAGGTCGACCTGGCCACCTGGCGCTTCCGCATCACGGGGCTCGTCGAGAACCCCTGCGAGTGGACGTACGAAGAGATCCGCGCCATGCCGGCGAAGACGATCACGCGCGACATCCACTGCGTCACGCGCTGGAGCCGGCTGGACGCCACGTTCACCGGCGTTCCCGTGCGCGACATCGTCGCGAAGGCACGCGTGAAGCCGGAGGGTCGCTTCGTCATCGTCCACGCGGAGGAAGGCTGGACGACGAACCTGCCCGTCGAGGACCTTTTGCGGGAGGACAACCTCCTCGCCTGGGCGGCGGACGGCGAGGAGTTGACGCCGGAACACGGCTGGCCGCTGCGGCTCGTCGTGCCGCACCTGTACTTTTGGAAGAGCGCCAAGTGGGTGCGCGGCTTCGAATTCGTCGAAGAGGACACCCCGGGCTTCTGGGAGCGGTACGGCTACCACATGCGGGGCGACCCGTGGAAGGAAGAGCGCTTCCAGTAG
- a CDS encoding alpha/beta-type small acid-soluble spore protein produces MARGSNTGNRVLVREAAQALDNFKYQVAQEIGVNPPASGYWGDLPARQCGAVGGHMVKKMIEQAESQLAGRTFTR; encoded by the coding sequence ATGGCACGCGGAAGCAATACGGGCAACAGGGTTCTCGTCCGTGAAGCCGCGCAGGCTTTGGACAACTTCAAGTATCAGGTGGCCCAGGAGATCGGCGTCAACCCGCCGGCCAGCGGTTACTGGGGTGATCTGCCCGCCCGGCAGTGCGGCGCCGTGGGAGGTCACATGGTGAAGAAGATGATTGAGCAGGCGGAATCGCAACTGGCCGGCCGCACGTTCACGCGGTAA
- a CDS encoding tyrosine-type recombinase/integrase, with translation MNIEDALVFGERERDLIYAATTRSATPYRDRALIELFYHHGPTVRQALALEVGHVNFPAGRVYWPSEARECRLAPEALNALAKYVALERNPRCPALFTTRLGHPLTPRQVTALFRRLRDVTGLPITPFTLRMGSLYRWLEEQPVEAVAGLLIARRRERGPRILRS, from the coding sequence ATGAACATCGAGGACGCATTGGTATTCGGCGAACGGGAGCGGGACCTGATCTATGCGGCGACGACCCGCTCCGCCACACCGTACCGCGATCGGGCCCTGATCGAGCTCTTCTATCACCACGGGCCGACGGTGCGTCAGGCGCTGGCCCTGGAGGTCGGGCACGTCAACTTCCCCGCGGGCCGCGTGTACTGGCCCAGCGAGGCGCGGGAATGCCGCCTCGCCCCGGAGGCCCTGAACGCGCTCGCCAAATACGTGGCGCTGGAGCGCAATCCCCGCTGCCCGGCGCTGTTCACGACCCGGCTGGGACATCCCTTGACGCCGCGCCAAGTGACGGCCCTGTTCCGACGCCTCCGGGACGTCACGGGACTGCCGATCACCCCGTTCACCCTGCGCATGGGATCCCTATACCGGTGGCTTGAAGAGCAGCCGGTCGAGGCGGTCGCCGGCCTGCTGATCGCCCGGCGGCGGGAACGCGGTCCCCGCATCCTGCGGTCCTAG
- a CDS encoding flagellar motor protein MotB: MRRARGVTGSGGGGGGGAHDNTGAMRWLLTYADLITLMMVFFVVLYSMSKLDQQRFITLSNALKQSLYGQSSGNAVIATTAKPALVPDSLPEQQTLADLGRELAEQVVKAGLADKVRIELSDRGLVVSFSAEAAFFKLGKADLQPAFKSLLLKLAPLLNRVPNAIEIDGYTDDLKISTAEFPTNWELSARRATNVVRFLSESGGLDPHRLKAVALGEFHPKYPNDSDQNRARNRRVDLVVLRDTSGGTGVDIPILDTLASPPVLPSEAQPALPPSR, from the coding sequence TTGCGTAGGGCAAGGGGCGTCACGGGCAGTGGCGGAGGCGGTGGCGGCGGCGCCCACGACAACACGGGCGCCATGCGCTGGCTGCTGACCTACGCCGACCTGATCACCCTGATGATGGTGTTCTTCGTCGTGCTGTACTCCATGTCCAAGCTGGATCAGCAGCGGTTCATCACGCTCAGCAACGCGTTGAAGCAGAGCCTGTACGGCCAGTCCAGCGGCAACGCGGTCATCGCGACGACCGCCAAGCCGGCGCTCGTCCCGGACAGCCTGCCGGAGCAACAGACGCTGGCAGACCTCGGGCGCGAACTCGCCGAGCAGGTCGTGAAGGCCGGGCTCGCCGACAAGGTCCGCATCGAACTCTCCGACCGCGGCCTGGTCGTGAGCTTCAGCGCAGAGGCGGCCTTTTTCAAGCTCGGCAAGGCCGACCTGCAACCGGCCTTCAAGAGCCTCCTCCTCAAATTGGCGCCATTGCTCAACCGCGTTCCGAACGCCATCGAGATCGACGGCTACACGGACGACCTGAAGATCAGCACGGCGGAGTTCCCCACGAACTGGGAGCTGTCCGCCCGGCGCGCCACGAACGTGGTCCGGTTCCTGTCCGAGTCGGGCGGCCTCGATCCGCACCGGCTGAAGGCGGTGGCGCTGGGCGAGTTCCACCCGAAGTACCCGAACGACTCGGACCAGAACCGCGCGCGCAACCGTCGCGTGGACCTGGTCGTGCTGAGGGACACGTCGGGGGGCACCGGCGTGGACATCCCCATCCTGGACACCCTGGCCTCGCCGCCGGTCTTGCCGAGCGAGGCGCAGCCTGCGCTCCCGCCCTCCCGTTGA
- a CDS encoding flagellar motor protein: MDITVIIGLLLALVAILGSNAMEGGHLASLLNPSAALLVVGGTLGATMISHNLEDIAAIPRQLRRALQRPRIDLLQLAEWLVELAQKARREGLLALEADIARAEDPFLARGLQLVVDGADPEMVKNLLETELLLTERRSHGAAAVFETAGGYAPTMGIIGTVMGLVHVLSNLTNAEALGPAIAVAFLATFYGISTANVIWLPLAAKLKARGAEELAMREMAFEGILSIQQGDNPSLLREKLQVFLHSARSRAGSSGESGEDVA, from the coding sequence TTGGACATCACCGTCATCATCGGCCTCCTTCTGGCCCTCGTGGCCATTCTTGGCTCCAACGCCATGGAAGGCGGCCATCTCGCATCGTTGCTCAACCCCTCCGCGGCGCTCCTGGTGGTCGGCGGCACGCTGGGCGCGACGATGATCAGCCACAACCTCGAGGACATCGCCGCCATCCCCCGTCAGTTGCGACGGGCGCTTCAGCGGCCGCGCATCGACCTGCTCCAGCTGGCGGAATGGCTCGTGGAGCTCGCGCAGAAGGCGCGGCGCGAGGGTTTGCTCGCGTTGGAGGCGGACATCGCGCGTGCCGAGGACCCGTTCTTGGCGCGGGGGTTGCAGCTTGTCGTCGACGGGGCGGACCCGGAGATGGTGAAGAACCTTCTGGAAACGGAGCTTCTTCTGACCGAGCGCCGCAGCCACGGCGCCGCGGCCGTCTTCGAGACGGCGGGCGGGTACGCGCCGACGATGGGCATCATCGGCACGGTGATGGGACTCGTGCACGTGCTCAGCAATCTCACGAACGCGGAAGCGCTGGGCCCGGCCATCGCCGTGGCGTTCCTGGCCACGTTCTACGGCATCTCCACCGCCAACGTGATCTGGTTGCCGCTCGCGGCCAAGCTCAAGGCGCGCGGGGCGGAGGAGCTCGCCATGCGGGAGATGGCGTTCGAGGGCATCCTGTCCATCCAGCAGGGGGACAACCCCAGCCTGCTCCGCGAGAAGCTGCAGGTCTTCCTGCATTCGGCGCGCTCCCGGGCGGGTTCGTCCGGCGAATCGGGGGAGGACGTTGCGTAG